A segment of the uncultured Desulfobulbus sp. genome:
CCGTAGAAGTAGGAGAGGGAAATATCTTTTAAGATCTGTTTCTGATTATACTTTTTACTGACTTTGATCATCGAGTAGATGATCTTGTTCGCTTCGCTGGCCATGGTGTTGGTATCCTTGTTTCAAGAGAAGTCGGGCACGAGCCGTGCCCAAGGTCTGTGCATGATCTCAGGGAAAGCCGCTTGAGAAAAGACGGCGTTGGCCATCTATATACACATAAAAGAGTGGTTCCGGCAAATATTGTCGCACTTCAGGCAACAGGTTTCGCATCCCTGTCTTTGCCGTGCAACATCATCGGCCAGAGCTGGGAGACGAGCATGCCCGCAAGCATCAGCGAGCAGCCGAGCAGTGCGCGCCCCGAGAGCATCTCTCCCAGAAGCAGCCAGCCACCAAGTGCAGCAAAGGGCGATTCCAGGCTCAGGAGGATGGCGGCATGCGAGGGGTGGGCCCTGCGCTGGACCACCACCTGCAGGGTGTAGCCCGCGCCCACCGAGCAGACACCGCCGTAGAAAATGGGTAGGGCCGCATCAAGGATTCCCTGCAGGCTGATCTGCTCGAGATAAACGCCGGCCAACAGACTGAGGAGGCCGCAGACATAAAACTGGACCATCGCCAGACGAACCGGGTTGGTGCGCGGCGAGAGGTAGGAGAGGATCAGGACATGACCGGCCCAAAAGAGGGCGCCGATCAGCTCGAGCAGGTCACCGAATTCAATGCGAAAATCCTCATTGACACTCAAGAGGTACAAACCGATGGCTGCCGCCACCGCCCCAACCCAGGTGCCGGAATTGGTCCGTTGTCGGAAAAAGAGCCCCAACATCGGCACCAGCACCACATAGAGCCCGGTGATAAATCCGGCCTTGCCGGCGGTGGTGTACTGCAGGCCGACCTGCTGCAGGGTAGCGGCGGCAAAGAGCAGCGTCCCGGCCATGAACCCCGCCTTGCCCAGACCAATCTGCGGTACGGCGGACAGGGAGGGGCCGCTTGAACGCCCCCAGGCAAGGGGCAGCAGACAGAGCCCGCCGAGGATGAAACGAATGCCGTTGAAGGTGAAGGGACCGACATGATCCATGCCGGCCCGTTGAGCGACAAAGCCGAATCCCCAGATCAATGCGACCAGTAGCAGCAGCAGGTCTGCCTGGACGGTGGGTTGTTTTTCTCCTTGCATTCTTGGGGGTGTCCTGTTTTTCTTGGGGCCGTTGATGATGTCTTGGTACGGAAGGCTGCACGCAGCTCTCCCCTCTCCGGACAAATTTGTTCCTCTT
Coding sequences within it:
- a CDS encoding DMT family transporter, which gives rise to MQGEKQPTVQADLLLLLVALIWGFGFVAQRAGMDHVGPFTFNGIRFILGGLCLLPLAWGRSSGPSLSAVPQIGLGKAGFMAGTLLFAAATLQQVGLQYTTAGKAGFITGLYVVLVPMLGLFFRQRTNSGTWVGAVAAAIGLYLLSVNEDFRIEFGDLLELIGALFWAGHVLILSYLSPRTNPVRLAMVQFYVCGLLSLLAGVYLEQISLQGILDAALPIFYGGVCSVGAGYTLQVVVQRRAHPSHAAILLSLESPFAALGGWLLLGEMLSGRALLGCSLMLAGMLVSQLWPMMLHGKDRDAKPVA